A section of the Streptomyces sp. V3I8 genome encodes:
- a CDS encoding response regulator transcription factor, whose translation MHPIRVLLVDDQPMIRTGFRLILEAEPDITVVGEASDGHTAVSETLRLAPDVVLMDIRMPHMDGVEATRLITGSGGPGRIIILTTFDLDAHVLDALRAGASGFLVKDGPADSLVDAVRTVADGEAVLSPRVTHRLLDRFARLSRPAPSDVPKSLGTLTGREVDVLRALCRGLSNSEIARELGIGETTVKTHVAHILEKCHLRDRVQAVVLAYDAGLVQPGTNAVGTT comes from the coding sequence ATGCACCCCATCCGCGTCCTCCTGGTCGACGACCAGCCGATGATCCGAACCGGATTCCGGCTGATCCTGGAAGCCGAACCGGACATCACGGTCGTCGGCGAAGCGTCCGACGGCCACACGGCTGTCAGCGAGACCCTGCGGCTGGCACCGGACGTCGTCCTGATGGACATCCGGATGCCGCACATGGACGGGGTGGAGGCGACCCGGCTGATCACCGGCTCCGGCGGACCCGGCCGCATCATCATCCTGACCACCTTCGATCTCGACGCCCATGTCCTGGACGCCCTGCGGGCAGGGGCGAGCGGCTTCCTGGTCAAGGACGGTCCCGCCGACTCACTGGTGGACGCCGTACGCACCGTCGCCGACGGCGAGGCCGTACTCTCCCCCCGGGTCACCCACCGCCTCCTGGACCGCTTCGCCCGTCTCTCTCGGCCGGCGCCGAGCGACGTGCCGAAGAGCCTCGGGACACTGACCGGACGGGAGGTCGATGTGCTGCGGGCGCTCTGCAGGGGGCTGTCCAACAGTGAGATCGCCCGCGAGCTGGGCATCGGCGAGACCACGGTCAAGACACACGTCGCCCACATCCTGGAGAAGTGTCACCTGCGCGACCGCGTGCAGGCGGTCGTTCTGGCCTATGACGCCGGACTGGTGCAGCCGGGTACGAACGCCGTCGGAACCACCTGA
- a CDS encoding sensor histidine kinase produces the protein MKAMESVTGHRVPTAVTDTGLALLLAGGCLALPSLIPDGEPGLRAPDPRWVVLVLVLTLPLALHRRFPVWVLLTTAAAAASLQGLSYVPQLAGPEGTSIGPTYLSVAAAVFLTAVRCSARTATAVVAVFVPGAALTEALLAPAGHRIAAFLTEAVLLVAAWALGRLTRARAAIRDQALERAAFLEREQAADARAAVMEERARIARELHDIVAHNVSLMVVQTIAADRVQDRDGAKAHELHGTIEKTGRAAVTELRRLLDVLRTDEDASGEPSREPPQPTVEALPALVESVRAAGLVVDFDVKGSPVDLPAGSHLAVYRVVQEALTNTLKHAGRTRTGVTLAWETEQGRLNVRVCDDGRGDEEATPRVPAAANGGGHGLVGMRERVTAAGGSLHTGPRPGGGYCVHALFPLPLPGDAA, from the coding sequence ATGAAGGCGATGGAATCCGTCACCGGGCACCGTGTCCCCACAGCTGTGACGGACACGGGTCTGGCCCTGCTGCTGGCCGGCGGATGTCTCGCGCTGCCCTCGCTGATTCCCGACGGCGAACCGGGGCTGCGCGCGCCCGATCCGCGGTGGGTCGTCCTCGTCCTCGTCCTGACGCTTCCCCTGGCACTGCACCGCCGCTTCCCGGTGTGGGTGCTGCTGACCACGGCCGCCGCCGCGGCCTCCCTCCAGGGACTCTCGTACGTCCCTCAGCTGGCGGGACCCGAGGGAACGTCCATCGGGCCGACGTACCTGAGTGTGGCTGCCGCGGTGTTCCTGACCGCTGTGCGCTGCTCCGCCCGTACGGCCACCGCGGTCGTGGCCGTGTTCGTTCCGGGAGCGGCTCTCACGGAGGCACTGCTGGCACCGGCCGGTCACCGCATCGCCGCCTTCCTCACCGAGGCCGTGCTCCTCGTCGCCGCGTGGGCACTGGGCCGTCTGACCCGTGCGCGCGCCGCCATCCGGGACCAGGCGCTGGAGCGGGCGGCCTTCCTGGAGCGGGAGCAGGCGGCCGACGCGCGGGCCGCCGTCATGGAGGAGCGGGCCCGTATCGCCCGGGAACTGCACGACATCGTCGCTCACAACGTGAGTCTGATGGTGGTGCAGACCATCGCGGCGGACCGGGTCCAGGACCGGGACGGCGCCAAGGCGCACGAGCTGCACGGCACCATCGAGAAGACCGGACGAGCCGCGGTCACCGAGCTGCGCCGGCTCCTGGACGTCCTGCGTACGGACGAGGACGCTTCCGGCGAACCGAGCAGGGAACCCCCGCAGCCCACCGTCGAGGCACTGCCGGCGCTCGTCGAGTCCGTGCGCGCCGCCGGCCTCGTCGTCGACTTCGACGTCAAGGGTTCTCCGGTGGACCTGCCGGCCGGCTCCCACCTGGCCGTCTACCGCGTGGTGCAGGAGGCCCTGACCAACACCCTCAAGCACGCCGGCCGTACCCGTACCGGCGTCACTCTCGCCTGGGAGACGGAGCAGGGAAGACTGAACGTGCGGGTCTGTGACGACGGCCGCGGCGACGAGGAGGCCACGCCACGTGTGCCGGCGGCGGCGAACGGCGGCGGCCACGGTCTGGTCGGCATGCGCGAACGTGTCACCGCGGCGGGCGGTTCCCTGCACACCGGGCCCCGTCCCGGCGGCGGCTACTGCGTGCACGCCCTCTTCCCCCTCCCCCTCCCCGGCGACGCCGCGTAG
- the menC gene encoding o-succinylbenzoate synthase, producing the protein MHLTGLELRRVRMPLVAPFRTSFGTEECREILLVRAVSDDTEGWAECVALGDPKYSSEYVDGAQDVLTRFLIPALAEHRNLDATTVGRVLDRFAGHRMAKAALETAVLDAELRLRDQSLSSALGAERESVACGVSVGIMDSVAELLDSVADHLEAGYLRIKLKIQPGWDVEPVRAVRERFGDALLLQVDANTAYHRSDVRHLAELDRYGLLLIEQPLAEEDLLGHAHLVRTLTTPICLDESITSARSAADAIALKACDVINIKPGRVGGYLEARRVHDVCVAHGIPVWCGGMLETGIGRAANVALAALPGFVLPGDTSASNRYYRNDITAPFVLQDGHLKVPTGPGIGVEPLKDALADVTTATFWNPL; encoded by the coding sequence ATGCATCTGACCGGTCTGGAACTGCGGCGTGTCCGCATGCCGCTCGTCGCACCGTTCCGCACCTCCTTCGGCACCGAGGAGTGCCGGGAGATCCTGCTGGTCCGAGCGGTGTCGGACGACACCGAGGGCTGGGCCGAGTGCGTCGCGCTCGGTGACCCCAAGTACAGTTCCGAATACGTGGACGGCGCCCAGGACGTGCTGACCCGGTTCCTGATCCCCGCCCTCGCCGAACACAGGAACCTGGACGCGACCACGGTCGGCAGGGTCCTCGACCGGTTCGCCGGCCACCGTATGGCGAAGGCCGCCCTGGAAACAGCGGTCCTGGACGCCGAACTGCGGCTGCGCGACCAGTCCCTGAGCAGCGCCCTGGGCGCTGAACGGGAAAGCGTGGCGTGCGGAGTGTCGGTGGGCATCATGGACTCCGTCGCCGAACTGCTGGACAGCGTCGCCGACCACCTCGAAGCCGGATACCTGCGGATCAAACTCAAGATCCAGCCCGGCTGGGACGTGGAGCCGGTCCGCGCGGTGCGGGAACGCTTCGGTGACGCTCTCCTGCTGCAGGTCGACGCCAACACCGCCTATCACCGCTCCGACGTACGCCATCTCGCCGAACTGGACCGGTACGGGCTCCTCCTCATCGAACAGCCCCTCGCCGAGGAGGACCTGCTGGGCCACGCGCACCTGGTCCGGACCCTCACCACCCCGATCTGCCTCGACGAATCGATCACCTCGGCACGCTCCGCCGCCGACGCGATCGCGCTGAAGGCCTGCGACGTCATCAACATCAAGCCGGGCCGGGTGGGCGGCTACCTCGAAGCACGGCGCGTCCACGACGTGTGCGTCGCGCACGGCATCCCCGTCTGGTGCGGCGGCATGCTGGAGACCGGCATCGGCAGAGCGGCCAACGTGGCGCTGGCCGCTCTGCCCGGCTTCGTCCTGCCAGGTGACACGTCTGCGTCGAACCGGTACTACCGGAACGACATCACGGCACCGTTCGTCCTGCAGGACGGACACCTGAAGGTTCCGACCGGTCCGGGCATCGGTGTGGAACCGCTGAAGGACGCCCTGGCCGATGTCACCACCGCCACGTTCTGGAACCCGCTGTGA
- a CDS encoding GNAT family N-acetyltransferase produces MPPLHGTEASAVSLINPAGDGAPARAAMRDAERAARQAGVTIRDVAELTDIDVVCRLFDTIWRPDPHHRPVTADVLRALAKGGNYVGGAFADDRLVGACAGFFAPPRELSLHSHITGVADEAHGRHVGYALKLHQRAWAVQHGLTSITWTFDPLVCRNAYFNLAKLAAEPVEYLPNFYGDMKDGINGGDDTDRLYVRWHLHADAVAVACSGSPARHSTGTYLRQGARIGLGTAPDGGPQAGDLGADTVLVAVPPDIERLRIEAPDRARLWRRAVREVFATLMGEGAHVTGFDRAGHYVFGRKTPKGTAPCI; encoded by the coding sequence ATGCCCCCTCTCCACGGGACCGAGGCGTCCGCTGTGTCCCTGATCAACCCGGCCGGGGACGGCGCACCCGCGCGCGCCGCGATGCGCGACGCCGAACGCGCCGCCCGGCAGGCGGGTGTCACCATCCGGGATGTCGCCGAACTGACCGACATCGACGTCGTGTGCCGGCTGTTCGACACCATCTGGCGGCCCGACCCCCACCACCGGCCCGTCACGGCCGATGTGCTGCGCGCGCTGGCCAAGGGCGGCAACTACGTCGGTGGGGCGTTCGCCGACGACCGGCTGGTCGGCGCCTGCGCCGGGTTCTTCGCACCACCACGCGAACTGTCCCTGCACAGTCACATCACCGGAGTGGCGGACGAGGCGCACGGCCGGCACGTCGGCTACGCCCTCAAACTGCACCAGCGGGCCTGGGCCGTCCAGCACGGCCTGACCTCCATCACCTGGACCTTCGATCCGCTGGTGTGCCGCAACGCCTACTTCAACCTGGCCAAACTGGCGGCCGAGCCGGTGGAGTACCTGCCGAACTTCTACGGGGACATGAAGGACGGCATCAACGGGGGCGACGACACCGACCGGCTGTACGTGCGCTGGCACCTGCACGCGGATGCGGTCGCCGTCGCCTGCTCCGGGTCCCCCGCCCGGCACAGCACCGGGACGTATCTGCGCCAGGGCGCGCGCATCGGTCTGGGAACGGCCCCGGACGGCGGCCCGCAAGCCGGCGACCTGGGGGCGGACACCGTGCTGGTCGCCGTACCGCCGGACATCGAGCGGCTGCGCATCGAAGCACCGGACCGGGCCCGGCTGTGGCGCCGGGCCGTGCGCGAGGTCTTCGCCACGCTGATGGGCGAAGGCGCCCACGTCACCGGCTTCGACAGGGCAGGTCACTACGTGTTCGGCAGGAAAACCCCGAAGGGAACCGCTCCATGCATCTGA
- a CDS encoding M20 family metallopeptidase, with product MDGRTLLSGLQHLLPDMIADIGELVRCESPSQDKAATARSAAVTARLGERLLGRPPERLVVGGTTHLRWRLGTTAPRVLLLGHHDTVWPLGSLRTHPFRVEGGVMRGPGCFDMKAGVVMALYAAASLGDRSGVTLLITGDEEIGSPTSRRLIESEAARCGAALVLEAAADSGALKTQRKGVSHYDVQVFGRAAHAGLEPHLGVNATVELAHQALAVAALNAPERGTTVTPTVLSSGTTVNTVPAQGRLAVDVRTGDAAEQHRVDAALRSLRPVLPGARVEVGGGINRPPLTARASASLFAKTAAVAVRLGLPRLEGVSVGGASDGNFTAGVGTPTLDGLGAVGGGAHAETEHVRVDALPQRAALVASLMSELLRPRVGAAPPDASAKDR from the coding sequence ATGGACGGACGCACACTGCTGAGCGGACTGCAGCACCTGCTGCCGGACATGATCGCCGACATCGGCGAGCTGGTCCGGTGCGAGTCCCCGTCCCAGGACAAGGCCGCGACGGCACGCAGCGCCGCCGTCACGGCGCGGCTCGGAGAGCGACTGCTCGGCCGGCCTCCGGAGCGTCTGGTCGTCGGGGGAACGACCCACCTTCGGTGGCGACTGGGCACGACCGCTCCCCGCGTACTGCTCCTGGGACACCACGACACGGTGTGGCCGCTGGGATCGCTGCGCACGCACCCCTTCCGGGTGGAGGGCGGCGTCATGCGGGGACCGGGATGCTTCGACATGAAGGCGGGCGTGGTGATGGCCCTGTACGCCGCGGCCTCGCTCGGTGACCGTTCCGGCGTCACCCTGCTGATCACGGGTGACGAGGAGATCGGCTCACCCACCTCACGCCGACTCATCGAGTCCGAAGCGGCCCGGTGCGGCGCGGCACTGGTGCTGGAGGCGGCTGCGGACAGCGGTGCGCTCAAGACGCAGCGCAAGGGTGTCTCCCACTACGACGTCCAGGTCTTCGGCCGCGCCGCGCACGCCGGTCTGGAGCCGCACCTCGGGGTCAACGCCACGGTCGAACTCGCCCATCAGGCGCTCGCCGTCGCCGCCCTGAACGCCCCGGAGCGGGGGACCACCGTCACACCCACGGTGCTGAGCTCCGGGACCACCGTCAACACGGTGCCCGCCCAGGGCCGGCTGGCGGTCGACGTACGGACCGGGGACGCGGCCGAGCAACATCGTGTGGACGCCGCGCTGCGCTCCCTGCGCCCTGTGCTGCCCGGGGCCCGGGTCGAGGTCGGTGGGGGCATCAACCGGCCGCCGCTGACGGCGCGGGCGTCCGCCTCCCTCTTCGCGAAGACGGCGGCCGTGGCCGTCCGCCTGGGCCTGCCCCGGCTGGAAGGGGTGTCGGTCGGCGGCGCCTCGGACGGCAACTTCACCGCCGGCGTCGGTACCCCCACCCTCGACGGGCTGGGAGCGGTCGGCGGCGGAGCACATGCCGAGACCGAACACGTACGCGTGGACGCACTGCCGCAACGCGCCGCTCTCGTGGCGTCGTTGATGTCCGAACTCCTCCGTCCCCGCGTCGGGGCCGCACCTCCCGACGCGTCCGCGAAAGACAGGTGA
- a CDS encoding serine hydrolase translates to MTRRPTVDDMDKLAVPEQPALSPDARRCVYVLRTGDTGRDLDVRSLWTVDLKDRDARPLTGGDMDSAPAWSPDGSRIAFLRAADGPAQVWALPAVGGEWALPAVGGEPTRLTSLPLGAGAPVWSPDGTRLAFSAPVDTYDMPGGPRARETSRAPAPVVADRLDYQADGTGLLRGVRSHVFVLDVADGSCRQVTEGDWHAGPPAWSPDGTVLAFVAGTRPDADLTALAQAHTLDISTSGSAPRALGRPMLIQGPLTWTSDGAALLAVGNERNPSEHLNLLRLPLDGGDPVDLSSALDRNVLLGGPAYPGSVPRLRDGGRTVLFCLRDRGCTHLYEVPADGGAPPRPVLDDDEHVVSGLSVSGDTAVVVLTTPDSFGEVAVVDLSTGDATALTRHGEALKGIEPYPRERRVFTVSDGESVDAWIVRDPALTGPGPLLLDIHGGPHNAWNGAADEVHLYHQELAALGWTILLVNPRGSDGYGERFFTAARHAWGEADAKDLLEPVDQLVADGIADPARLAVTGYSYGGYMTCRLTGRDDRFAAAVAGGVVSDLTSFEGTSVEGHLYGTWELGGPHPDGTGRRAAMSPLTDAHRVATPTLVLHGAEDRTCPVGQAQQWYAALRAREVPARLVLYPGGSHLFVIDGPPSHRADYQRRLIDWVERYTGPSTSREPLDARHWQRRLSALADRYGIPGAALGILRLRPGRGDDVVEVAHGVLNRNTGVETTTDSLFQLGSVTKVWTTTVIMSLVDEGLLDLDAPLVEVMPELRLRDARTNEKLTMRHLLTHTSGIDGDVFNDTGRGDDCLEKYCVLLADSAQSHPLGATWSYCNSGFVLAGRVVEKLTGLTWDEALRHRVLEPLGLRHTVTLAEDALLHRAAVGHVYDGVSEPAPAAAWQLPRSMGPAGLVSATTADALSFARLHLDEGRAQDGTRVLSRESVRAMAGHQVDLPDIHLLGDSWGLGWFRADWDGRLVIGHDGNTIGQSAYLRLLPDQGLAVVLLTNRENAADFYQQLFTEIFDEVASVTVPGPLTAPEPPVEADVERHTGVYERDGARLEVIGGDRPILRRVVTGALAALVPETTFEYDLVAVEDDLFVIHDPQTGMWIPVTFYALATGERYLHLGVRATPKVS, encoded by the coding sequence GTGACACGACGACCGACCGTCGACGACATGGACAAGCTGGCGGTACCCGAGCAGCCCGCGCTCTCCCCCGACGCACGCAGATGCGTCTACGTCCTGCGCACCGGTGACACCGGGCGGGACCTCGACGTACGCAGCCTGTGGACGGTGGATCTCAAGGACCGCGACGCCCGGCCGCTCACCGGCGGGGACATGGACAGCGCGCCGGCCTGGTCGCCCGACGGCAGCCGCATCGCCTTCCTGCGCGCCGCGGACGGGCCCGCCCAGGTGTGGGCCCTGCCGGCGGTCGGCGGGGAGTGGGCCCTGCCGGCGGTCGGCGGGGAGCCGACCCGGCTCACCTCGCTCCCCCTGGGGGCCGGCGCGCCCGTCTGGAGCCCCGACGGCACCCGGCTCGCCTTCAGCGCGCCCGTGGACACGTACGACATGCCGGGCGGGCCCCGCGCGCGGGAGACATCCCGGGCACCGGCACCCGTGGTGGCCGACCGGCTCGACTACCAGGCGGACGGAACGGGTCTCCTGCGCGGCGTACGTTCCCATGTGTTCGTACTCGACGTGGCGGACGGCTCCTGCCGGCAGGTCACCGAGGGCGACTGGCACGCCGGTCCGCCGGCCTGGAGCCCCGACGGCACCGTTCTCGCCTTCGTCGCGGGCACGCGGCCGGACGCCGACCTCACCGCACTGGCCCAGGCGCACACGCTCGACATCTCCACCAGCGGCTCCGCGCCGCGGGCGCTGGGCCGGCCGATGCTGATCCAGGGGCCACTCACCTGGACGTCCGACGGAGCGGCCCTCCTGGCCGTGGGCAATGAGCGGAACCCTTCCGAGCACCTGAACCTGCTCCGGCTGCCGCTCGACGGCGGCGACCCCGTCGACCTCTCCTCGGCGCTGGACCGCAACGTGCTCCTGGGAGGCCCCGCCTACCCCGGTTCCGTACCGCGCCTGCGCGACGGCGGCCGCACCGTCCTGTTCTGCCTCCGTGACCGCGGTTGCACCCACCTCTACGAGGTACCGGCCGACGGCGGCGCGCCGCCCCGTCCGGTCCTCGACGACGACGAGCACGTCGTGTCGGGGCTGTCCGTGTCGGGCGACACCGCTGTCGTCGTCCTCACCACGCCCGATTCGTTCGGGGAGGTGGCCGTGGTCGACCTGTCCACCGGCGACGCGACAGCGCTGACCAGGCACGGTGAGGCTCTGAAGGGCATCGAGCCGTATCCCCGCGAGCGTCGCGTGTTCACGGTCTCGGACGGTGAGAGCGTCGACGCCTGGATCGTCCGTGATCCCGCGCTCACCGGTCCCGGCCCCCTCCTGCTCGACATCCACGGTGGTCCGCACAACGCCTGGAACGGCGCGGCGGACGAGGTGCACCTCTACCACCAGGAGCTCGCCGCCCTCGGCTGGACGATCCTGCTGGTCAATCCGCGCGGCAGCGACGGCTACGGCGAACGGTTCTTCACGGCGGCGCGGCACGCCTGGGGCGAGGCCGACGCCAAGGACCTCCTGGAGCCCGTCGACCAGCTCGTCGCGGACGGCATCGCCGATCCGGCCCGGCTCGCGGTGACCGGCTACAGCTACGGCGGCTACATGACCTGCCGTCTCACCGGCCGGGACGACCGGTTCGCGGCGGCCGTCGCCGGAGGGGTGGTCAGCGATCTCACCAGCTTCGAGGGCACGTCCGTCGAGGGCCATCTGTACGGCACCTGGGAGCTGGGCGGACCGCACCCGGACGGGACGGGGCGCAGGGCCGCCATGTCGCCGCTGACCGACGCGCACCGGGTCGCCACCCCCACGCTGGTCCTGCACGGCGCGGAGGACAGGACCTGTCCGGTGGGCCAGGCCCAGCAGTGGTACGCCGCCCTGCGGGCGCGCGAGGTGCCCGCACGTCTGGTCCTCTACCCCGGTGGCTCGCACCTGTTCGTCATCGACGGTCCTCCCTCGCACCGCGCCGACTACCAGCGCAGGCTGATCGACTGGGTCGAGCGGTACACCGGGCCGAGCACGTCCCGGGAGCCGCTGGACGCCCGGCACTGGCAGCGCCGACTGTCCGCGCTGGCCGACCGCTACGGCATTCCGGGGGCCGCCCTAGGCATCCTGCGCCTGCGTCCGGGACGCGGGGACGACGTCGTCGAGGTGGCCCATGGCGTCCTCAACAGGAACACCGGGGTGGAGACGACCACCGACTCCCTCTTCCAGCTCGGCTCGGTCACCAAGGTGTGGACCACCACCGTGATCATGAGCCTGGTCGACGAGGGTCTGCTCGACCTGGACGCGCCTCTCGTCGAGGTCATGCCGGAGCTGCGGCTGCGTGACGCCCGGACCAACGAGAAACTGACCATGCGTCATCTGCTGACCCACACCAGCGGAATCGACGGCGACGTCTTCAACGACACCGGGCGCGGTGACGACTGCCTGGAGAAGTACTGCGTACTGCTCGCCGACTCCGCACAGAGTCATCCGCTGGGCGCGACCTGGTCGTACTGCAACTCCGGTTTCGTGCTCGCGGGACGGGTCGTGGAGAAGCTGACCGGCCTGACCTGGGACGAGGCGCTGCGCCACCGCGTCCTCGAACCCCTCGGCCTGCGGCACACCGTCACCCTGGCCGAGGACGCGCTGCTGCACCGCGCCGCCGTGGGACATGTCTACGACGGCGTCTCCGAGCCCGCCCCCGCGGCCGCCTGGCAGCTGCCCCGGTCGATGGGACCGGCCGGCCTGGTCAGCGCCACCACCGCCGACGCCCTGTCCTTCGCCCGTCTGCACCTCGACGAGGGACGCGCCCAGGACGGCACCCGGGTGCTCAGCCGGGAATCCGTCCGCGCGATGGCCGGTCACCAGGTGGATCTGCCCGACATCCATCTGCTGGGCGACTCCTGGGGACTCGGCTGGTTCCGGGCCGACTGGGACGGCCGTCTCGTCATCGGGCACGACGGGAACACCATCGGCCAGTCCGCCTATCTGCGGTTGCTGCCGGACCAGGGCCTCGCCGTCGTCCTGTTGACCAACCGCGAGAACGCCGCCGACTTCTACCAGCAGCTGTTCACCGAGATCTTCGACGAGGTGGCCTCGGTCACCGTGCCCGGCCCGCTCACCGCGCCGGAGCCGCCCGTGGAGGCGGACGTCGAGCGCCACACCGGTGTCTACGAACGGGACGGCGCCCGCCTGGAGGTCATCGGGGGCGACCGCCCGATCCTGCGCCGCGTCGTCACCGGGGCACTGGCAGCACTGGTCCCGGAGACCACGTTCGAGTACGACCTCGTCGCGGTCGAGGACGACCTGTTCGTCATCCACGACCCGCAGACCGGCATGTGGATCCCGGTGACCTTCTACGCACTGGCGACGGGCGAGCGGTACCTGCACCTCGGGGTACGCGCCACTCCCAAGGTGTCCTGA
- a CDS encoding ABC transporter ATP-binding protein has protein sequence MPELRFDNVRVTFGGRRTGATAVDGIDLVVPAGSTVGLVGESGSGKSTLARAAVGLVPLAGGRITLGGLPVPRGGRGVPPPVQMVFQDPYSSLDPRMPVGDSVAEGLPKADRGKRAARAQEVERLLRQVGLAPELARRRPADLSGGQRQRVALARALAARPEVVIADEITSALDVSVQGAVLNLVRELQRTTKSSMLFISHNLAVVRYVSDYIAVMRQGRIVEQGLAEEVLGAPRHAYTRELFAAVAPATDVRAHS, from the coding sequence ATGCCAGAACTCCGCTTCGACAACGTCAGGGTGACATTCGGCGGACGCCGGACCGGCGCCACCGCCGTCGACGGCATCGACCTGGTCGTACCGGCCGGCAGCACGGTGGGACTCGTCGGTGAGTCGGGTTCCGGCAAGTCCACCCTCGCCCGCGCCGCCGTGGGACTCGTCCCCCTGGCCGGCGGGCGGATCACGCTCGGCGGACTCCCCGTGCCCCGCGGCGGACGGGGAGTGCCCCCGCCCGTCCAGATGGTGTTCCAGGACCCCTACTCCTCGCTCGACCCCCGTATGCCGGTCGGGGACTCCGTCGCGGAAGGGCTCCCGAAGGCGGACCGCGGCAAACGTGCGGCCCGCGCCCAGGAGGTGGAACGACTGCTGCGACAGGTCGGGCTGGCGCCCGAACTGGCACGCCGGCGTCCGGCTGACCTGTCGGGCGGCCAGCGCCAGCGCGTCGCCCTCGCCCGTGCCCTCGCCGCCCGGCCCGAAGTCGTCATCGCGGACGAGATCACCTCCGCGCTGGACGTGTCCGTGCAGGGAGCCGTGCTCAACCTCGTACGGGAACTGCAACGCACGACGAAGTCGTCGATGCTCTTCATCTCCCACAACCTCGCCGTGGTGCGCTATGTCAGCGACTACATCGCGGTGATGCGACAGGGCCGGATCGTGGAACAGGGCCTCGCCGAGGAGGTACTCGGCGCGCCGCGACACGCATACACCCGTGAACTGTTCGCCGCCGTCGCCCCGGCGACCGACGTGCGGGCCCACTCCTGA
- a CDS encoding ABC transporter ATP-binding protein yields MRQDGSGFAGATGPARPQTGTESASAAAAEEGAVLVAEDLRVVFPAAEGHISPVRGVGFRVGHGEAIGVVGESGSGKSLTALAIARLLEEPARTTAARLDFDGTSLLLTSVAQQRTLLGTSFAMVFQDPLTSFNPTRRIGHQLAEVAREHQGMRRRPALTRAVDRLRAVGIAEPERRASAFPHELSGGMRQRAMIGLGLMGTPRLLVADEPTTALDVTVQRQVLDLLADVRAQDSVALLLISHDIAVVEQACDRVLVMYAGRIVEELPAAGLRTRARHPYTRALVDAVPDMTTDRSEPLAVIPGQPVDPADVPAGCAFAARCPRADRQCTAREPALSGTGTDTGKVACWHPFDARDPSPHDRATATSGDH; encoded by the coding sequence TTGCGGCAGGACGGTTCCGGCTTCGCCGGCGCGACCGGCCCGGCCCGGCCGCAGACCGGAACCGAGAGCGCCTCGGCCGCTGCCGCCGAGGAGGGGGCGGTACTGGTCGCCGAGGATCTGCGAGTCGTCTTCCCCGCCGCCGAAGGCCACATCAGCCCCGTACGCGGAGTCGGTTTCCGCGTGGGTCACGGCGAGGCGATCGGAGTCGTCGGCGAGTCCGGGTCGGGCAAGAGCCTGACGGCACTGGCGATCGCCAGGCTGCTGGAGGAACCGGCCAGGACGACGGCTGCCCGCCTGGACTTCGACGGCACGTCGCTGCTGCTCACCTCGGTCGCGCAGCAGCGCACACTGCTGGGCACCTCGTTCGCCATGGTCTTCCAGGATCCGCTGACGTCCTTCAACCCGACCCGGCGCATCGGCCACCAGCTCGCGGAGGTCGCCCGGGAACACCAGGGCATGCGGCGGCGGCCGGCCCTGACCCGGGCGGTGGACCGGCTGCGCGCCGTGGGCATCGCCGAACCGGAGCGCCGTGCCTCGGCCTTCCCGCACGAGCTCTCCGGCGGAATGCGCCAACGCGCCATGATCGGTCTGGGGCTGATGGGGACACCCCGGCTGCTGGTCGCCGACGAACCCACGACCGCGCTGGACGTGACCGTGCAGCGGCAGGTGCTCGACCTGCTCGCCGATGTCCGCGCCCAGGACTCGGTCGCCCTGCTGCTCATCAGCCACGACATCGCCGTCGTGGAGCAGGCCTGCGACCGGGTACTCGTCATGTACGCGGGACGGATCGTCGAAGAACTGCCCGCGGCGGGCCTGCGAACCCGGGCCCGCCACCCCTACACCCGCGCGCTCGTCGACGCCGTTCCCGACATGACCACGGACCGCTCCGAGCCCCTGGCCGTCATACCCGGCCAGCCCGTCGATCCGGCCGACGTCCCGGCCGGCTGCGCCTTCGCGGCCCGGTGTCCCCGCGCCGACCGGCAGTGCACGGCACGGGAACCGGCACTCAGCGGCACCGGTACCGACACCGGGAAGGTCGCCTGCTGGCATCCGTTCGACGCCCGCGACCCGTCGCCGCACGACCGCGCGACCGCCACGTCAGGAGACCACTGA